ATCGTCGACCTCGGTGCCCGGATCATCCTCGTTGAAGAACACCCCGACGTTCGTCGGGTGGAAGGTGTGCCCGACGCCGAGGTCGCTCGCGATCTCCCGGATCACGTCGTCGGCCGGGGTCAGCCGCGGATTCGGCGCCACGCCGAGCATCCGCTGCGCCTGGTCGTAGTAGGGCGCGAGTTCGGCCCGCCAATCGGTGATGTGCGCCCACTGCTTGTCGGTGTAGAAGTCGGGCAGCGGCTCATAGAGGGTGTTGCCGTAGATGAGCGAGCCGCCGCCGACGCCGGCGCCGGAGAACACCGCGCACTTGCCGAGCACACTGATCCGCTGCGGCCCGGTCAGGCCGAGCCGGGGCGCCCAGATGGATTTGCGGACATTCCAATTGGACTTCGGGATATCCTCGGCGTTCCACCGCCGGCCCGCCTCGAGCACGCCGACCCGATACCCCTTCTCGGTCAGCCGGAGCGCGCTCACGCTGCCGCCGAAACCGGATCCGATCACCACCACGTCGTAGTCGAATGTGGGCATGACTTCCTCTCGTCACCAACCGTTCGGCAGGTCCGCACCGCGCCGATGGATGAGATAATTTCATACTCATTCTTTCATCGACCAGCTGTGGTGCACACCATCGTCGCATGCGGATATCGCCGAACGCGGCGCGCCTGGATGGCGTCGAGCGGGGTCGGTGCGGTAAGCACGGGGCGTGACAACCGAATCGGGCACCACGGAACCAGAGGAACGCGCCGCCGGTGACGGCGTGCTCGGCGGTATCTTCGCCGATCGCATCCTCACCGTCCCGAATGTCCTGAGCGTGCTGCGCCTGCTCGGCGTTCCGCTGCTGCTGTGGCTGATGCTGGTGCAGCGGGCCGACGGCTGGGCGTTCGCGCTGCTGATCGCCAGCGGCGTCACCGACTTCCTGGACGGCAAACTGGCCCGCCTGCTCGATCAGTCGTCCCGGCTCGGCGCGCTGCTCGACCCGTTCGTCGACCGGCTCTACCTCGTGACGACGCTGGCCGCCTTCGTGATCCGCGGTCTGCTCCCGGTGTGGGTCGCGGTGCTGCTGATCGGCCGCGAAGCGGTGCTCGCGCTGACGTTGTCCATCTACAAGCGGCGCGATCTACCGCCGCCCGACGTCATCTATTTGGGCAAGGCGGCCACCTTCGCCTTGATGTCCGCGCTGCCCTGGTTGCTGGCCGGGGAGATGGATTGGGCACTCGATGGTTTCGGACGGGCCTTCGGCGGGGCACTACTGGTCTGGGGCACGGCAGTGTATGTATGGACCGGCCTGCTCTACACCGGCAAAGCGATCGCGGTCGCACGCGCGATACCGGCTGTGCCACACCGGTCCACGTAAGGTGCAGCGCCGGGTCGGACTCTCGGCCGACCCTCGCATAGAGTTGCGCACACACGATCACGATGGAAAGGACGGACGGGCTGTGACCCAGACCCCCGAGGACCTGCGCTACACCGATCAGCACGAGTGGGTGCGGCGACTCAGCCCTACCCGCGTTCGGGTGGGAATCACCGACTACGCCCAGTCGCAGCTCGGTGACGTCGTGTTCGTGCAGCTGCCCGAAACCGACAAGGACGTCGCGGTGGAAGACAGCATCGCCGAGGTCGAGTCGACCAAGAGCGTCTCCGACATCTACGCGCCGCTGAGCGCGAAAGTTGTTGCGGTGAACGAGGAATTGGTGCAGCAGCCGGAGACGCTGAACACCGATCCGTACGGTGACGGCTGGCTGTTCGAGTTGGAGGTCGCCGACGCTGCCGGCCTCGACGCGACGCTGGGTGAACTGCTGGATGCGGCAGGTTATCAAGGAGTTATCGGGGGCTGAATCAGCCTTCCCGGTTCTACCTGCACGGGCACGCCCTGGCAGGGTACGGTCAATGCCAACAGATCCGCCGGCAGTCGTTGCCGGGAATCTAGGGACTCGACGGCAGGTCGTGGTGCCACAGGTATCACCTGCTTGCATGGATAATCAGGTTCGAGGAGGAGAGAAACGGTGAGCGAGAACAAAGACCCGGGTTACGGGGAGACCGCGGCCGAGACGACGTCGGTCTTCCGCGCGGATTTCCTGAACGAGGTCGACGCGTCGCGCTCCGGAGAGCCGACCGGTGAACAGCCGGTCCAAGGGGTCGAGGGTCTGCCCGTTGGTGCGGCCCTCTTGGTCGTCAAGCGCGGTCCGAACGCGGGCTCGCGGTTCCTGCTGGATCAGCCGACCACGTCGGCCGGTCGCCACCCCGACAGTGACATCTTTCTCGACGACGTCACCGTCAGCCGTCGGCACGCCGAGTTCCGTCAGGACGACGATTCGTTCCAGGTGGTCGATGTGGGCAGCCTGAACGGCACCTATGTGAATCGGGAGCCGGTGGACTCCTCGGAACTCCAGAACGGCGACGAGGTGCAGATCGGCAAGTTCCGTCTGGTGTTCCTCACCGGACCGAAGGCGTCGGTGAGCGAAACGGGTGCAGGGAGCCTATGAGCACGCGGCGTCGGGTCGAAGGGCTCGGGGTCATGAGAGTGTGTGCTGTGTCGAGGGATAGGGCACTGTGACGGGCGCGGCGCAATGGGCACGCGGAGGCATGTCGATCGGCTCCGTGCTCGACCTGTTGCGCCCGGACTTTCCGGACGTCACCATCTCCAAAATCCGTTTCCTGGAGGCGGAAGGCCTCATTCGGCCGGAGCGAACGCCCTCGGGCTATCGCAGGTTCTCCGTCGCCGATTGTGAACGGCTGCGGTTCGTCTTGACCGCGCAACGCGATCAATACCTGCCGCTGAAGGTGATCAAGGAACAA
This genomic stretch from Nocardia brasiliensis ATCC 700358 harbors:
- a CDS encoding CDP-alcohol phosphatidyltransferase family protein; amino-acid sequence: MLGGIFADRILTVPNVLSVLRLLGVPLLLWLMLVQRADGWAFALLIASGVTDFLDGKLARLLDQSSRLGALLDPFVDRLYLVTTLAAFVIRGLLPVWVAVLLIGREAVLALTLSIYKRRDLPPPDVIYLGKAATFALMSALPWLLAGEMDWALDGFGRAFGGALLVWGTAVYVWTGLLYTGKAIAVARAIPAVPHRST
- the gcvH gene encoding glycine cleavage system protein GcvH, which encodes MTQTPEDLRYTDQHEWVRRLSPTRVRVGITDYAQSQLGDVVFVQLPETDKDVAVEDSIAEVESTKSVSDIYAPLSAKVVAVNEELVQQPETLNTDPYGDGWLFELEVADAAGLDATLGELLDAAGYQGVIGG
- the garA gene encoding glycogen accumulation regulator GarA; its protein translation is MSENKDPGYGETAAETTSVFRADFLNEVDASRSGEPTGEQPVQGVEGLPVGAALLVVKRGPNAGSRFLLDQPTTSAGRHPDSDIFLDDVTVSRRHAEFRQDDDSFQVVDVGSLNGTYVNREPVDSSELQNGDEVQIGKFRLVFLTGPKASVSETGAGSL